The Hyphomonas sediminis genome contains a region encoding:
- a CDS encoding TIGR00282 family metallophosphoesterase, whose amino-acid sequence MKLAFFGDVVGKPGRAAVLDHLPGLRARLKLDFVVVNGENAAGGFGLTRQIAEEFFGAGADCLTLGDHAWDQREALTYIEREPRLLRPMNYPRQAGAPGKGAELYMLPDGRRVGVVQLQGNVFMRQALECPFAAADLALDQMPLGTVADAVIVDMHCEATSEKMAMGHHCDGRASLVVGSHTHVPTADTMILNGGTAYQSDAGMCGDYDSVIGMQKEMSLYRFQTQLPGERYQPALGEGTLCGTYVETDDRTGLATRVEPIRMGGRLSAQVPSV is encoded by the coding sequence ATGAAGCTGGCCTTTTTCGGCGATGTTGTGGGCAAGCCCGGACGGGCGGCGGTGCTGGATCACCTGCCGGGCCTGCGGGCGCGGCTGAAGCTCGACTTCGTGGTGGTCAATGGCGAGAACGCCGCCGGCGGCTTTGGCCTGACCCGTCAGATCGCAGAGGAATTCTTCGGCGCGGGCGCCGATTGCCTGACGCTGGGCGACCATGCGTGGGACCAGCGTGAGGCGCTCACCTATATTGAACGCGAGCCGCGCCTCCTGCGGCCGATGAATTACCCGCGCCAGGCTGGCGCGCCGGGGAAGGGGGCTGAGCTTTACATGCTGCCCGATGGACGCCGGGTGGGCGTTGTCCAGCTGCAAGGCAATGTCTTCATGCGGCAGGCACTGGAATGCCCGTTTGCGGCGGCTGACCTTGCGCTCGACCAGATGCCGCTGGGCACGGTGGCCGATGCCGTGATCGTGGACATGCACTGTGAGGCGACCAGCGAGAAGATGGCGATGGGCCATCATTGCGATGGCCGGGCAAGCCTTGTGGTGGGCAGTCATACTCATGTTCCGACGGCGGATACGATGATCCTTAATGGCGGCACGGCCTATCAGAGCGATGCGGGTATGTGCGGAGACTATGACTCGGTCATTGGTATGCAGAAGGAAATGTCGCTCTACCGCTTCCAGACCCAGCTGCCCGGCGAGCGTTACCAGCCCGCCCTTGGCGAAGGCACGCTGTGCGGCACCTATGTCGAGACTGACGACCGCACAGGGCTCGCGACCCGGGTTGAGCCGATCCGCATGGGTGGCCGGTTGAGCGCGCAGGTGCCTTCCGTTTGA
- a CDS encoding metallophosphoesterase family protein — MTLLRPAMLKRAAFAAQAAAILLIAACASPSEVPPQEDRVAFAVLGDAEPKPLAEFPNVAAAVADVNVLAEKKEIDFVVGVGDIAHKGTLVQYEAATPVLQALTLPFFPIMGNEEFNESEARFIDFANRWNEGKAIIDSRSYVQDRGPVVMVYASPDFSRQFTDEGVEWMLDQVRAASPKPVFLVVHSAQVGVYPENAEKGIENPKFAEVVAQPNLAAVISGDLHMDMDRTDHSKQIGHVHYLHIPALERTKIPDETQHTPLFRVFTVKGGHVKVDTYQTGNPEPLDRFAYSFDLPEVPAAN; from the coding sequence ATGACCCTGTTGCGTCCCGCAATGTTGAAGCGTGCAGCCTTTGCTGCGCAGGCCGCTGCCATCCTGCTGATCGCGGCTTGCGCCAGCCCTTCGGAAGTTCCGCCCCAGGAAGACCGCGTTGCGTTCGCCGTGCTGGGAGACGCTGAGCCCAAGCCGCTCGCCGAGTTTCCGAATGTTGCCGCCGCTGTGGCTGACGTGAATGTTCTGGCGGAGAAAAAGGAAATCGATTTCGTTGTCGGCGTGGGCGACATCGCGCACAAGGGCACGCTGGTGCAGTATGAGGCGGCAACGCCGGTGCTGCAGGCCCTGACGCTGCCTTTCTTCCCGATCATGGGCAATGAAGAGTTCAACGAAAGCGAAGCGCGCTTCATAGATTTCGCCAATCGCTGGAACGAAGGCAAGGCGATCATCGACAGCCGCAGCTATGTGCAGGACCGCGGGCCGGTGGTGATGGTCTATGCCTCGCCCGATTTCAGCCGGCAGTTTACGGATGAAGGCGTCGAATGGATGCTGGACCAGGTCCGCGCAGCCAGCCCGAAGCCGGTGTTCCTGGTGGTGCACAGCGCGCAGGTTGGTGTGTACCCGGAGAATGCCGAGAAGGGCATCGAGAATCCGAAATTTGCGGAAGTCGTGGCCCAACCGAACCTGGCGGCCGTGATCTCAGGCGACCTGCACATGGATATGGACCGGACGGATCATTCCAAGCAGATCGGCCATGTGCATTACCTGCACATTCCGGCGCTGGAGCGGACCAAGATTCCCGATGAAACGCAGCACACGCCGCTGTTCCGCGTGTTCACGGTGAAGGGCGGCCATGTGAAGGTCGACACCTACCAGACAGGCAATCCCGAGCCGCTGGACCGGTTTGCCTACAGCTTTGACCTGCCGGAAGTTCCGGCCGCGAACTAG
- a CDS encoding VOC family protein, translating into MSPEFLHTMVRVSDIDAAKRFYCDGLGLQEITRYDNEAGRFTLVFLAAPSDIARNGGVPEGVSPTSLNIPMVELTWNWDEKDYDGGRNFGHLAYQVEDIYAATQRFADIGVTINRPPRDGRMTFIRSPDGISIELLQKGPSKPPQEPWASAPNVGVW; encoded by the coding sequence ATGAGCCCAGAATTTCTCCACACCATGGTTCGCGTCAGCGACATTGACGCGGCCAAGCGTTTCTATTGCGACGGGCTCGGCCTGCAGGAAATCACTCGTTACGACAACGAAGCTGGCCGTTTCACGCTGGTCTTCCTGGCCGCCCCGTCAGACATCGCCCGCAATGGCGGCGTGCCCGAAGGCGTCTCGCCGACTTCCCTCAACATCCCGATGGTAGAGCTCACCTGGAACTGGGATGAGAAGGATTATGACGGCGGGCGCAATTTCGGCCACCTCGCCTATCAGGTGGAAGATATCTACGCCGCCACCCAGCGCTTTGCCGATATCGGGGTGACGATCAATCGTCCGCCCCGGGATGGCCGCATGACGTTCATCCGCTCGCCCGATGGCATCTCCATCGAGCTGCTGCAGAAAGGCCCATCCAAACCCCCGCAGGAACCCTGGGCCAGCGCCCCAAATGTTGGGGTGTGGTAA
- a CDS encoding methylated-DNA--[protein]-cysteine S-methyltransferase codes for MADTLFPLDERARAYDRMAKALEWLGDTWQDWPDLDAAARAMGLSPHHFQREFTRWAGISPKQFQGALAHGMAGDLLREGASVLEASLETGLSGPGRLHDLFIAHEGLSPGEAKAGGKGADLILGKAPTPFGLGAWLIGPRGLIALGFIDEDAAPRTGFEHQGRREDDAFANLAARYPGASIRRDDAAAERMARDVFEDGTPLPVCLYGTPFRRQVWRALLEIPAGETRTYGHLAQKIEAPKASRAVGAAVGANPVSWFIPCHRALAADGRLHNYHWGVARKRAMLVYERAHRV; via the coding sequence ATGGCTGACACTCTCTTCCCCCTCGATGAACGCGCCCGCGCTTATGACCGTATGGCAAAGGCGCTCGAATGGCTGGGCGACACCTGGCAGGACTGGCCCGATCTGGACGCCGCCGCTCGGGCGATGGGCCTCTCGCCCCACCATTTCCAGCGTGAATTCACCCGCTGGGCCGGCATCAGCCCCAAGCAGTTCCAGGGCGCGCTGGCCCATGGCATGGCCGGAGACCTGCTGCGCGAGGGCGCCAGCGTTCTGGAGGCCAGTCTCGAAACCGGCCTTTCCGGCCCCGGCCGCCTGCATGACCTGTTTATTGCCCATGAAGGGCTCTCGCCGGGCGAGGCAAAAGCCGGCGGAAAGGGCGCGGACCTGATCCTCGGCAAAGCGCCGACCCCCTTCGGCCTTGGCGCCTGGCTGATCGGCCCGCGCGGCCTCATCGCGCTGGGCTTCATTGACGAGGACGCCGCCCCCCGCACCGGCTTCGAGCATCAGGGTCGGCGCGAGGACGACGCCTTCGCAAACCTCGCCGCCCGCTATCCCGGCGCATCAATTCGCCGTGATGATGCCGCCGCTGAACGCATGGCGCGCGACGTGTTCGAGGATGGAACGCCCCTGCCGGTCTGCCTCTATGGCACGCCCTTCCGGCGGCAGGTCTGGCGCGCCCTGCTTGAGATTCCTGCCGGCGAAACTCGAACCTATGGCCACCTCGCCCAGAAAATCGAGGCGCCCAAGGCCTCCCGCGCTGTCGGCGCGGCGGTGGGCGCCAACCCCGTCAGCTGGTTTATCCCCTGCCACCGAGCCCTTGCGGCAGATGGCCGGCTGCATAACTATCATTGGGGTGTGGCCCGCAAGCGCGCCATGCTGGTATACGAACGCGCCCACAGGGTCTGA
- a CDS encoding glutathione S-transferase family protein — MADARSIILHEYPASPYAEKVRLALRLKNLAYARVEQPSIMPKPDLVALTGGYRRIPVLQIGADIYCDTAIILRELEARYPMVALKLPGHEGLAQMVAGWTDGRWFQCSVAVIFGEMGDNVPDAFIKDREQLSGRPFNIAAMKAVAPMMRDQWRARLMLLEERLAGGKGAGGGLYLVGGKPGLVDVHAYMNVWWMKQAVPAFADACFESAPLTRAWFDRLAEVEGQEPETITGAQAAAIARDAAPRLVAATTRNEPQGFVPGEHVAVAPDDYGQDWVEGELVHADSQRIILQRVSEIAETIHVHFPRAGFLVRRA, encoded by the coding sequence ATGGCGGACGCCCGCAGCATTATCCTGCATGAGTATCCTGCATCGCCCTATGCCGAAAAGGTGCGCTTGGCGCTCCGGCTGAAGAACCTGGCCTATGCGCGCGTCGAGCAGCCCTCGATCATGCCGAAGCCTGATCTGGTGGCGCTGACCGGCGGCTATCGGCGCATTCCTGTGTTGCAGATCGGGGCGGATATCTATTGCGATACGGCGATCATCCTGCGGGAGCTGGAAGCGCGCTATCCGATGGTGGCGCTGAAGCTGCCGGGCCATGAGGGGCTCGCGCAGATGGTGGCGGGCTGGACGGATGGGCGCTGGTTCCAGTGCTCCGTGGCGGTGATCTTCGGCGAGATGGGCGACAATGTTCCCGACGCCTTCATCAAGGACCGCGAGCAGCTTTCCGGGCGGCCGTTCAATATTGCCGCGATGAAAGCGGTGGCGCCGATGATGCGTGACCAGTGGCGCGCGCGGCTGATGCTGCTTGAAGAGCGTCTGGCGGGCGGTAAGGGCGCTGGCGGCGGGCTCTATCTCGTCGGCGGCAAGCCGGGGCTGGTGGATGTGCACGCCTATATGAATGTGTGGTGGATGAAGCAGGCTGTGCCGGCTTTCGCGGACGCCTGTTTCGAAAGCGCGCCGCTGACGCGCGCCTGGTTTGACCGTCTTGCCGAAGTCGAAGGGCAGGAGCCGGAAACCATTACCGGCGCGCAGGCCGCCGCGATTGCTCGGGACGCGGCCCCGCGCCTCGTGGCCGCGACGACCCGGAACGAGCCGCAGGGCTTTGTGCCGGGCGAGCATGTAGCCGTTGCGCCCGATGATTACGGGCAGGACTGGGTGGAAGGGGAGCTGGTGCATGCCGACAGCCAACGGATCATCTTGCAGCGCGTCAGCGAGATTGCAGAGACGATCCACGTCCACTTCCCGCGCGCAGGCTTCCTGGTGCGGCGCGCCTGA
- a CDS encoding cyclase family protein, producing MKKILMASVLGLAACGHMAAEEAALDAPGAKPTVKEVWYPSRYGAEDRIGAMNLLSPEKTAEAAKLITTGKTYSLGQVTGRKTPAYGPRSFSMTILQLSDGSGTPLGENKAVGNDDLVNTYVGIGSQIDGLGHMGIDHRYYNGVPVADFVTTSGLTQFGTHDLPPVATRGVLLDMTKQFGDPVPAGTAFNKAEIDAAMAAAGVSIGEGDIVLFHTGTMKSQEGSAELSPVEPGVGVEGAQYLADLGAVAVGADTWALEVIPFEKDARPFDVHLTLLAKNGVYILENMVTHELAEDGVSEFFFTLGAPRLEGAVQAIINPVAIR from the coding sequence ATGAAGAAGATTCTGATGGCGTCGGTGCTCGGGCTGGCGGCCTGCGGGCATATGGCGGCCGAAGAAGCGGCGCTAGATGCGCCGGGCGCAAAGCCGACAGTGAAAGAAGTCTGGTATCCCTCACGCTACGGCGCGGAGGACCGGATTGGGGCAATGAACCTGCTGTCTCCGGAGAAGACCGCCGAAGCGGCAAAACTCATTACTACCGGAAAGACTTATTCGCTGGGCCAGGTGACCGGACGCAAGACGCCGGCTTATGGGCCGCGCAGCTTCTCCATGACGATCCTTCAGCTCTCGGATGGTTCGGGTACACCGCTGGGCGAGAACAAGGCTGTGGGCAATGACGACCTCGTCAACACTTATGTCGGCATCGGCAGCCAGATCGACGGGCTGGGCCATATGGGCATCGACCATCGCTACTATAACGGCGTTCCGGTGGCGGACTTTGTGACCACTTCGGGTCTCACCCAGTTTGGCACGCATGACCTGCCGCCTGTTGCGACGCGCGGCGTGCTGCTCGACATGACCAAACAGTTTGGCGATCCGGTGCCCGCCGGAACAGCCTTCAACAAGGCCGAGATCGATGCGGCGATGGCCGCGGCGGGCGTCAGCATCGGCGAGGGGGATATCGTTCTTTTCCACACCGGCACGATGAAATCGCAGGAAGGCTCTGCCGAACTGTCGCCAGTGGAGCCAGGCGTTGGCGTGGAAGGCGCGCAATACCTGGCAGACCTTGGCGCGGTCGCCGTGGGCGCCGACACATGGGCGCTGGAGGTCATCCCGTTCGAGAAAGATGCCCGGCCGTTTGACGTTCACCTCACCCTGCTGGCGAAGAACGGAGTCTATATCCTCGAGAACATGGTAACGCACGAACTCGCCGAGGATGGCGTTTCGGAATTCTTCTTCACGCTGGGCGCCCCGCGCCTGGAAGGGGCGGTGCAGGCGATCATCAATCCGGTGGCCATCCGCTAG
- a CDS encoding alpha/beta fold hydrolase, protein MSQITANGIELEYETAGNPGDPAILLIMGFAFQMTRWPPEFRQALADAGYYVIWFDNRDIGLSQEMVELGVPDIAGVMDALEAGHDASPFAPYTLNDLAADAAGLLDALDIDQAAVLGMSMGGAIAQIMAINHPHKVRQLITMMATSGAPGLPAATPEAMEAIISVPAQRTAEAIGEIAIVTQHAIGSAPALRNSADTIRQRAIDDFNRSDRALGTLRQFAAIRAQPRWHEHLSELSLPALILHGEADPLVRLGCGEDIAQRIPGARFRSFPGWGHDLADAMSETLAAEVIAFLKE, encoded by the coding sequence ATGTCCCAGATCACGGCCAATGGGATCGAGCTGGAATATGAAACGGCAGGCAACCCTGGCGATCCGGCAATCCTCCTGATCATGGGATTCGCCTTTCAGATGACGCGCTGGCCACCGGAGTTCCGGCAGGCGCTTGCGGACGCAGGGTATTACGTCATCTGGTTTGACAACCGAGACATCGGCCTCTCACAGGAAATGGTCGAACTCGGCGTCCCGGATATCGCCGGTGTTATGGACGCTCTGGAAGCGGGGCATGATGCGAGCCCCTTTGCTCCCTATACTCTGAACGACCTGGCCGCCGATGCCGCAGGTTTGCTTGATGCGCTGGACATAGATCAGGCCGCCGTGCTTGGCATGTCGATGGGCGGCGCAATCGCCCAGATCATGGCGATCAATCACCCGCACAAAGTCCGGCAGCTGATTACCATGATGGCGACTTCCGGGGCGCCGGGACTGCCCGCAGCCACGCCAGAAGCAATGGAAGCAATCATATCCGTTCCGGCACAAAGAACAGCCGAAGCCATCGGCGAGATTGCGATAGTCACGCAGCACGCTATCGGGTCGGCGCCCGCCCTGCGCAACAGCGCAGACACAATCCGCCAGCGGGCAATTGACGACTTCAACCGATCAGACCGCGCACTCGGCACCCTGCGCCAGTTTGCGGCCATCCGCGCCCAACCCCGCTGGCACGAGCATTTGTCCGAACTCTCTCTGCCCGCCCTGATCCTGCATGGCGAGGCAGATCCGCTCGTGCGCCTTGGCTGCGGCGAAGACATCGCCCAGCGCATTCCGGGCGCACGGTTCCGCTCTTTCCCCGGCTGGGGCCATGACCTCGCCGATGCCATGTCGGAAACACTGGCCGCCGAGGTCATCGCTTTCCTGAAGGAATGA